From a single bacterium HR11 genomic region:
- the hisC_1 gene encoding Histidinol-phosphate aminotransferase → MTHAQWLPEHVARLRPYEPGKPIDEVQRELGLPAVVKLASNESPYGPSPRALAAARQALQEAHRYPDAGGYYLRADLARYHGVSSQEIALGAGSTELVQLLVTALLTPDDHAIVVDVTFPMYRLALEVGRVPYTVVPLRDGRYDVESILRAVRPNTKMVFLANPNNPTGTYIPRPDLEFLLESLPARVVVVHDEAYVHYVDCPDYPDGLTYYRRGAPVVILRTFSKVYGLAGLRVGYAIGHPDIVRGIDTVRSPFNVSHVAQAAARAALADEAYVRTVVEATRTQRTWLTQQLTELGWPPYPSQANFVCFRVEGDARAWSDRLLREGVIVRPLGFFGLPTGLRVTVGRPEDNISFIDKLKKLI, encoded by the coding sequence ATGACTCACGCACAGTGGCTACCGGAGCACGTCGCCCGACTTCGACCTTACGAGCCGGGCAAGCCCATCGATGAGGTCCAGCGAGAGCTGGGCCTTCCGGCGGTCGTGAAGTTGGCCAGTAACGAAAGCCCCTACGGTCCGTCGCCTCGGGCTCTGGCGGCCGCCCGTCAGGCCCTCCAAGAGGCTCACCGGTATCCCGACGCCGGCGGCTACTACCTGCGGGCTGACCTGGCCCGCTACCACGGCGTGTCGTCCCAGGAGATCGCCCTGGGTGCCGGTAGTACGGAGCTGGTTCAGCTCCTGGTGACCGCCCTACTGACGCCCGACGACCATGCCATCGTCGTCGACGTGACCTTCCCGATGTACCGCTTGGCCTTAGAGGTCGGGCGGGTCCCCTACACGGTCGTCCCCCTACGAGACGGCCGATACGACGTCGAGTCCATCCTCCGGGCCGTCCGGCCGAACACGAAGATGGTCTTTCTGGCCAACCCGAATAACCCGACCGGCACGTACATCCCTCGGCCGGACCTGGAGTTCCTGCTGGAGTCCCTCCCCGCCCGGGTCGTCGTGGTCCACGACGAGGCCTACGTTCATTACGTGGACTGTCCCGACTATCCGGACGGCCTCACGTACTACCGCCGGGGTGCTCCTGTCGTCATCCTGCGGACCTTCTCGAAGGTCTACGGCCTGGCCGGCCTGCGGGTCGGCTACGCCATCGGCCATCCCGATATCGTCCGGGGCATCGACACCGTGCGGTCGCCCTTCAACGTGTCCCACGTGGCCCAGGCGGCGGCCCGGGCGGCCCTGGCCGACGAGGCTTACGTGCGGACCGTCGTCGAGGCGACCCGGACCCAGCGGACGTGGCTGACGCAACAATTGACCGAGCTGGGCTGGCCGCCGTATCCGTCCCAGGCCAACTTCGTGTGTTTTCGGGTCGAGGGGGACGCCCGGGCGTGGTCGGACCGTCTCTTACGGGAGGGCGTCATCGTACGCCCCTTGGGCTTTTTTGGCCTCCCGACGGGCCTGCGGGTCACGGTCGGCCGGCCCGAGGATAATATTTCGTTCATAGATAAATTGAAAAAATTGATTTAA
- the rluB gene encoding Ribosomal large subunit pseudouridine synthase B, whose protein sequence is MRMKTSPSNDVVSPTRQTLRLAHAIARSGYTSRRKAEDLIRAGLVRVNGRIVTDLATRVRPGEDVIEVAGHRIDPNPPSIYILLYKPAGVVSTLRDPRGRKTVADLIRPLGVRLFPVGRLDYHSEGLLILTNDGDLALRLTHPRYGCPKTYWVKVQGRPNRATLEQIRAGIWLDGRRRVPLRVTPIRYAPKNTWLEVVLQEGRKHHIRRMFQKVGHPVLKLIRVAIGPIRVGDLRPGQYRFLLPREVDQLRALTSSAETVGSE, encoded by the coding sequence ATGCGCATGAAGACGTCTCCGTCGAATGACGTCGTTTCGCCGACGCGCCAGACCCTACGGTTGGCCCATGCCATCGCCCGGTCGGGCTATACGTCTCGTCGGAAAGCCGAGGACCTGATCCGGGCGGGCCTCGTCCGGGTCAACGGCCGTATCGTGACCGACCTGGCGACACGGGTCCGGCCCGGGGAGGACGTCATCGAAGTCGCTGGCCACCGTATCGACCCGAATCCTCCGTCGATTTACATCCTCCTATATAAGCCTGCGGGTGTCGTCTCGACCCTTCGAGACCCCCGGGGCCGAAAGACGGTCGCCGACCTCATCCGGCCCTTGGGCGTGCGGCTCTTCCCCGTCGGCCGCCTGGACTACCACAGCGAGGGCCTCCTGATCCTGACCAACGACGGGGACCTGGCTCTGCGCCTGACCCATCCCCGCTACGGTTGCCCCAAGACGTATTGGGTCAAAGTCCAGGGCCGTCCGAATCGGGCGACCCTGGAGCAAATCCGGGCCGGTATCTGGCTGGACGGCCGTCGGCGGGTGCCCCTTCGGGTCACCCCGATTCGGTACGCACCTAAGAACACGTGGCTGGAGGTCGTCCTCCAGGAAGGCCGGAAGCATCACATCCGCCGGATGTTCCAGAAAGTCGGTCACCCGGTCCTCAAGCTGATCCGCGTCGCCATCGGGCCCATCCGTGTCGGCGACCTCCGACCCGGCCAGTACCGTTTTTTGCTCCCTCGGGAGGTGGACCAACTTCGAGCCCTGACATCGTCGGCGGAAACGGTGGGGTCCGAATGA
- the scpB gene encoding Segregation and condensation protein B encodes MSDQAPLASLLEALLFVSARPVPAHRLAEVVGRPVEEVRAALEALRAEWAATGRGVQLQAVAGDAFQMVANPQYADYIRRLQGPLRVDDLSRALWETAAVVAYHQPVTLAEITHWRGVDSSRALRTLLRMGWVRVVGRKAAPGRPRMYGVSDAFWQALGLSGAEALPPWQAFIPDAHEDVSVE; translated from the coding sequence ATGTCCGACCAGGCCCCGTTGGCGAGTCTATTGGAAGCCCTCCTGTTCGTGTCGGCGCGGCCGGTCCCCGCCCATCGGTTGGCCGAGGTCGTGGGTCGGCCCGTCGAGGAGGTTCGGGCGGCCTTGGAAGCCCTGCGGGCCGAGTGGGCCGCCACGGGGCGGGGCGTTCAGCTCCAGGCCGTCGCCGGGGACGCCTTTCAGATGGTTGCGAACCCCCAGTATGCCGATTATATTAGACGATTGCAGGGGCCCCTCCGGGTGGACGACTTGTCCCGAGCCCTCTGGGAGACGGCGGCCGTCGTGGCGTACCATCAGCCCGTGACGCTGGCCGAGATCACCCACTGGCGGGGGGTCGACTCCAGCCGGGCGTTGCGGACCCTCCTGCGGATGGGGTGGGTCCGGGTCGTCGGACGGAAGGCGGCCCCGGGCCGTCCCCGGATGTACGGGGTCAGCGACGCCTTCTGGCAGGCGCTGGGGCTCTCGGGGGCAGAAGCGCTCCCGCCTTGGCAGGCCTTTATACCCGATGCGCATGAAGACGTCTCCGTCGAATGA
- the rpsT gene encoding 30S ribosomal protein S20 produces MPNTRSAEKQLRKSLKRRLRNQAYRTRARNLMKRVLRLLEAGDVESARSLLPTAYAAIDKAEKVGVFHRNTAARYKSRLARRLAEAQKAARPAA; encoded by the coding sequence ATGCCCAATACACGTTCGGCTGAGAAACAACTTCGAAAGAGCTTGAAGCGTCGGCTTCGGAATCAGGCGTACCGGACCCGGGCCCGGAACCTTATGAAGCGGGTCCTCCGGTTGTTGGAGGCTGGCGACGTGGAATCGGCCCGGTCGCTCCTCCCGACGGCCTATGCGGCCATCGATAAGGCCGAGAAGGTCGGCGTGTTTCATCGGAACACGGCGGCCCGGTACAAGTCCCGGCTCGCCCGACGGTTGGCGGAAGCCCAGAAGGCGGCCCGTCCGGCGGCGTAG
- the pspA_1 gene encoding Phage shock protein A, translating into MPGIFSRIVDIIQANINDMLDRAEDPEKMLKQMIIEMEEAVAKTTTAVAKAMANEKSLEQQYERHRRSAQEWEQKAVQALQNGREDLARQALERKQAFERAAQDLEKTLLEARQATTQLRSQLEKLKSRLEEARTRYATLSARAQAARTRKELAQALSGVGGDAFSKFDQYERKILQQEAEAQAVAELAGESPLEEEFARMEARSAVDEELARLKAKLQAQGGG; encoded by the coding sequence ATGCCCGGCATCTTCAGTCGCATCGTCGACATCATCCAGGCCAACATCAACGACATGCTGGACCGGGCCGAAGACCCGGAAAAGATGCTGAAGCAGATGATCATCGAGATGGAGGAAGCCGTCGCCAAGACGACGACGGCCGTCGCCAAGGCGATGGCCAACGAAAAGAGCTTGGAACAGCAATATGAACGTCACCGCCGGTCGGCTCAGGAGTGGGAGCAGAAGGCCGTCCAGGCGCTCCAGAACGGGCGGGAGGACCTCGCCCGCCAGGCCCTCGAACGGAAGCAGGCCTTCGAGCGGGCCGCTCAGGACCTGGAAAAGACCCTCCTCGAGGCTCGGCAGGCGACGACCCAGCTCCGGAGTCAGCTCGAGAAGCTGAAGAGCCGTCTCGAGGAGGCCCGGACCCGGTATGCGACCTTATCCGCCCGAGCGCAGGCGGCCCGCACTCGAAAGGAGCTCGCTCAGGCCCTGTCGGGCGTCGGGGGCGACGCCTTCTCGAAGTTTGATCAGTACGAAAGGAAAATCCTCCAGCAGGAAGCCGAAGCCCAAGCCGTCGCCGAATTGGCCGGCGAATCGCCCTTAGAGGAAGAATTCGCCCGGATGGAGGCCCGAAGCGCCGTCGACGAGGAACTGGCCCGTCTGAAGGCGAAACTGCAGGCGCAGGGGGGTGGATGA
- the plsY gene encoding Glycerol-3-phosphate acyltransferase, which translates to MLRWVLILTMSFFVGSIPWGWIVTRRRGIDIRQVGSGNIGATNVVRALGVRWGLLVLVLDMLKGFLPVLAVRLLAPDRPAWCGWVAASAVAGHMFTPWLRFRGGKGVATAVGAFSALAPWAMLMALGVFLIVFSLTMTVSVASLSAALAFGLVYKVLFDVAWPAFAPAGLVVLLIWIRHKDNLRRLLRGQEPRLRWGSS; encoded by the coding sequence ATGCTACGGTGGGTCCTGATCCTGACAATGAGCTTCTTCGTCGGCTCCATCCCCTGGGGATGGATCGTCACCCGGCGGCGGGGTATCGACATCCGGCAGGTCGGGAGCGGCAACATCGGGGCGACCAACGTCGTCCGGGCCCTGGGAGTCCGGTGGGGCCTCCTGGTCCTGGTCCTGGACATGCTGAAGGGCTTCCTGCCGGTCCTGGCCGTGCGGCTCCTGGCGCCAGACCGGCCTGCCTGGTGCGGTTGGGTGGCGGCCAGCGCCGTGGCCGGCCACATGTTCACGCCGTGGCTCCGCTTCCGGGGCGGCAAGGGCGTCGCCACGGCCGTCGGGGCCTTTTCGGCCCTGGCGCCCTGGGCGATGCTGATGGCCCTCGGAGTGTTCCTGATCGTCTTCAGCCTGACGATGACGGTCTCCGTCGCCTCGCTGAGCGCCGCCCTGGCCTTCGGCCTCGTCTATAAGGTCCTTTTCGACGTGGCCTGGCCGGCGTTTGCGCCGGCCGGCCTGGTCGTCCTCCTGATCTGGATACGTCACAAGGACAACCTCCGGCGCCTCCTGCGGGGCCAGGAGCCACGTCTTCGATGGGGGTCCTCATGA
- the gpsA gene encoding Glycerol-3-phosphate dehydrogenase [NAD(P)+]: protein MGVLMRLAVLGAGSWGTALAIHLARLGHDVTLWVHGSETYEALRRHRENTLYLPGIVLPPGVDVTPEPTEALRDAEGIVVCVPSSWFRATLRTFRPVWSARPEAVWVVSATKGIEPETYATMSEILRQEWPGLDDVRLAVLSGPSFAREVAEERPTAVVVASPVEALAERLQAVFHGRNLRVYRNTDRRGVELAGAMKNVMALAAGMAAGLQLGHNAVAALITRGLAEMVRLGTAMGARPETFYGLAGVGDLVLTCTGPLSRNRMVGYRLGLGESLDQILQGFRMAVEGIPTARALKSWADAHGIDAPITQAVYGVLYEGFPIRKAVQRLLERPLKSEEETMDYGP from the coding sequence ATGGGGGTCCTCATGAGGCTGGCCGTCCTCGGGGCCGGCAGTTGGGGCACGGCCCTGGCGATTCACCTGGCGCGACTCGGCCACGACGTGACGCTCTGGGTGCATGGGTCCGAAACTTACGAGGCTCTCCGCCGGCATCGGGAAAATACTCTCTACCTGCCCGGCATCGTCCTTCCCCCCGGCGTTGACGTGACCCCTGAACCGACGGAAGCCCTGCGGGATGCCGAAGGCATCGTCGTCTGTGTGCCCTCGTCCTGGTTCCGGGCGACCCTCCGGACCTTCCGGCCCGTCTGGTCAGCCCGGCCGGAAGCCGTGTGGGTCGTCTCGGCGACTAAGGGGATCGAGCCGGAGACTTATGCCACGATGTCGGAAATCCTGCGGCAGGAGTGGCCCGGCTTGGACGACGTCCGCCTGGCCGTCCTGTCCGGACCCAGCTTCGCCCGGGAGGTCGCCGAGGAGCGCCCGACGGCCGTCGTCGTCGCCAGTCCCGTCGAGGCGCTGGCCGAGCGCCTGCAGGCCGTCTTTCACGGACGGAACTTGCGGGTGTACCGGAACACGGACCGACGCGGCGTGGAGCTGGCCGGTGCCATGAAGAACGTGATGGCCCTGGCGGCCGGGATGGCGGCCGGCCTTCAGTTGGGCCACAACGCCGTGGCGGCCCTCATCACGCGGGGCCTCGCCGAGATGGTCCGCCTCGGGACGGCGATGGGCGCCCGGCCGGAGACCTTTTACGGGCTGGCCGGGGTCGGGGACCTCGTCCTGACCTGCACGGGGCCTCTCAGCCGCAACCGCATGGTCGGCTACCGACTGGGCCTCGGCGAGTCGCTGGACCAGATCCTGCAGGGGTTCCGGATGGCCGTCGAGGGCATCCCGACCGCGCGGGCCCTCAAGAGTTGGGCCGACGCCCACGGCATCGACGCGCCCATCACGCAGGCCGTGTACGGCGTCCTCTACGAGGGGTTCCCCATCCGGAAGGCCGTCCAGCGTCTCCTGGAACGGCCCCTCAAGAGTGAGGAAGAGACCATGGACTACGGACCATAG
- the alr1 gene encoding Alanine racemase 1, producing MVSVEQERDLATFRSVLEVWSEAVRANYEAIARHTGRPVMPVLKSDAYGLGLGLVYQALRDFAPPWIGVANPWEGVRLRRLGYRGRVLVLSGFLPEEVPLLSQWSLTPAVFDVQQLAWLGHGRTDRASLAFHLKVDTGMGRLGVLWDRVDEFTRHLRRFPGLVLEGVFSNLACADRPAHPLTPLQIERFRQVCRFLQDEGWPVAWRHLANSAAVHYWPDAWMDLVRPGLSLYGWTPPESRLGLTMAVRWWARVLQVRHLPAGWTVGYGAQCRLDADRWVAVVGVGYFDGYDRRFNPAAYMLSRRGERLPVLGTVSMDMTVVGLGSASSVRSGEPVLLLGEWQGQRIDFNDIAAWAQTAPHEVLSRLGPRVSRRLVRDASGFWPLWDQLHA from the coding sequence ATGGTCAGCGTCGAGCAGGAACGGGACTTAGCGACGTTCCGGTCTGTCCTGGAAGTCTGGTCCGAGGCCGTCCGGGCCAACTACGAGGCCATCGCCCGCCACACGGGCCGGCCCGTCATGCCGGTCCTCAAATCGGACGCTTACGGCCTCGGCCTGGGCTTGGTCTATCAGGCCCTGCGGGACTTCGCGCCCCCGTGGATCGGCGTGGCGAATCCCTGGGAGGGCGTTCGCCTGCGGCGGCTCGGGTACCGGGGCCGGGTCCTGGTCCTGAGCGGCTTCCTGCCTGAGGAGGTCCCCCTCCTGTCCCAGTGGTCCCTGACGCCGGCCGTCTTCGACGTTCAGCAGTTGGCGTGGCTGGGGCACGGTCGGACGGACCGGGCGTCGTTGGCCTTTCACCTCAAAGTCGATACAGGGATGGGGCGTCTGGGCGTCCTGTGGGACCGGGTCGACGAGTTCACCCGGCATCTTCGACGTTTCCCGGGTCTCGTCCTGGAAGGCGTTTTCTCGAACCTCGCCTGTGCCGACCGGCCGGCGCATCCCCTGACACCCCTGCAGATCGAGCGCTTCCGACAGGTGTGCCGCTTTCTGCAGGACGAGGGCTGGCCCGTCGCATGGCGGCACCTGGCCAACAGCGCCGCCGTTCACTACTGGCCCGACGCCTGGATGGACCTCGTCCGGCCGGGCCTGAGCCTGTACGGATGGACCCCGCCCGAGAGCCGGCTGGGTCTGACGATGGCCGTCCGGTGGTGGGCTCGCGTGCTTCAGGTCCGCCATCTGCCGGCCGGCTGGACGGTCGGATACGGGGCGCAGTGCCGCCTGGATGCGGACCGGTGGGTCGCCGTCGTCGGGGTCGGCTACTTCGACGGGTACGACCGGCGGTTCAACCCGGCGGCGTACATGCTTTCCCGCCGGGGGGAGCGCCTCCCCGTCCTCGGGACCGTCAGCATGGACATGACGGTCGTCGGCCTGGGGTCGGCGTCGTCGGTCCGGTCCGGCGAGCCGGTCCTGCTCTTGGGCGAGTGGCAGGGCCAGCGCATCGACTTCAACGACATCGCCGCCTGGGCGCAAACGGCCCCCCACGAGGTCCTGAGCCGTTTGGGCCCCCGGGTCTCCCGCCGGTTGGTGCGGGATGCCAGCGGTTTCTGGCCCCTGTGGGACCAGCTTCATGCATGA
- the dnaC_1 gene encoding Replicative DNA helicase encodes MTWEEPAFSVADVDVELERLVLGVPLVRPEVLDALMEQTQADYFAHPSHRIVYESILALYERGEDVNFTTLTDDLQRKGLLEQVGGLEYLERFLEFPRSLDYGHYLKRFIQQAHRRWLAQLLERYRDLCMDPERTPEQVAGELEAEIARIMRVATPRGLRPVRQPLIELWKYLEQLHQSDRRIIGYPTGFARLDELTSGFQPGDFIVIAGRPGMGKTAFALNLALNLARQHLKVAFFSLEMSAMQLLQRLLSSLARIDLQRIRTAELRPEEWLRMAEAVSQLTNLPLYVDDTAGLSVQELRARARRQRQEAGLDVVFVDYLQLLTVRGRVENRQQEVSLISRHLKELAKELNVPVVALSQLSRRPEQREDARPQLADLRESGSIEQDADLVVFIYREEVYKPDTPRTGEAEIIIAKQRNGPTETVRLAFHRNFQLFENVYE; translated from the coding sequence ATGACGTGGGAAGAACCCGCCTTCTCGGTCGCCGACGTCGACGTCGAGCTGGAACGGCTCGTCCTGGGCGTCCCCCTGGTCCGCCCTGAAGTCCTCGACGCCCTCATGGAGCAGACCCAGGCCGACTACTTCGCCCACCCGTCCCATCGTATCGTCTACGAGTCTATCTTGGCCCTGTACGAACGGGGCGAAGACGTCAACTTCACGACCCTCACCGACGACCTCCAGCGGAAGGGCCTCCTCGAGCAGGTCGGCGGCTTGGAGTACCTGGAACGCTTCTTAGAGTTTCCCCGGTCCCTGGATTACGGCCACTATCTGAAGCGCTTCATCCAGCAGGCCCACCGCCGCTGGCTGGCCCAGCTCCTCGAGCGGTACCGGGACCTCTGCATGGACCCGGAACGCACGCCCGAACAGGTCGCCGGCGAGCTCGAGGCCGAGATCGCCCGCATCATGCGGGTCGCCACGCCGCGCGGCCTCCGCCCCGTCCGCCAGCCCCTGATCGAGCTGTGGAAGTACTTAGAACAGCTTCATCAGTCCGACCGCCGGATCATCGGCTACCCGACCGGGTTTGCCCGTCTGGACGAACTGACGTCGGGCTTCCAACCGGGCGACTTCATCGTCATCGCCGGCCGGCCGGGGATGGGCAAGACGGCTTTCGCTTTGAATCTGGCCCTGAACCTGGCCCGCCAGCACCTGAAGGTCGCCTTCTTCAGCCTCGAGATGTCGGCCATGCAACTCCTCCAGCGGCTTCTGAGTAGTCTGGCCCGGATCGACCTCCAGCGGATCCGGACGGCCGAGCTCCGGCCCGAGGAGTGGCTCCGCATGGCCGAGGCCGTCTCGCAACTCACGAACCTGCCGCTGTATGTAGACGACACGGCGGGCCTGAGCGTCCAAGAACTCCGAGCTCGGGCCCGACGCCAGCGGCAGGAAGCGGGCCTGGACGTCGTCTTTGTCGATTACCTCCAGCTTTTGACGGTCCGGGGCCGAGTCGAGAACCGTCAGCAGGAAGTCAGCCTCATCAGCCGGCATCTGAAGGAGCTGGCCAAAGAGTTGAACGTGCCGGTCGTGGCCCTGTCGCAGTTAAGCCGGCGGCCCGAACAGCGGGAGGACGCCCGGCCCCAGCTGGCGGACCTTCGGGAGAGCGGGTCTATCGAACAAGACGCTGATTTAGTAGTGTTTATCTATCGAGAGGAGGTCTACAAGCCGGACACACCCCGGACGGGCGAGGCCGAGATCATCATCGCCAAGCAACGCAACGGCCCGACCGAGACGGTCCGCCTGGCCTTCCATCGAAACTTCCAGCTGTTTGAGAACGTCTATGAGTAG
- the rplI gene encoding 50S ribosomal protein L9 has protein sequence MPRSVQVILLQDVPNLGDRGRVVAVRPGFARNYLIPRGLAVRATEATLRQFEALRRTFEQRALKARSEAEQMKAALEAEVLTITRRAGREDLLFQAVTRDEIARLLAQRGLRIDRRSILLPGPIKRAGIYEIPVHIYGDVRATLRLQVQPA, from the coding sequence ATGCCCCGTTCCGTGCAGGTCATCTTACTGCAGGACGTCCCGAATCTGGGCGACCGGGGCCGGGTCGTCGCCGTACGACCCGGCTTTGCCCGCAATTATTTGATTCCCCGGGGTCTTGCCGTCCGAGCGACCGAGGCGACGCTTCGCCAGTTCGAGGCCCTGCGCCGGACTTTTGAGCAACGGGCCCTGAAGGCCCGCTCGGAGGCCGAACAGATGAAGGCCGCCCTGGAGGCCGAGGTCCTGACGATCACCCGGCGGGCCGGTCGGGAAGACCTGCTCTTTCAGGCCGTCACCCGGGACGAAATCGCTCGCCTGCTGGCCCAGCGGGGCCTTCGCATCGACCGCCGGAGCATTCTCTTGCCGGGCCCGATCAAGCGGGCTGGCATCTATGAGATTCCGGTCCACATTTACGGAGACGTCCGGGCGACCCTCCGTCTGCAGGTCCAGCCCGCTTGA
- the rpsR gene encoding 30S ribosomal protein S18: MTKVPTSEQMEIQGVRIGVPRRAFLKSRRFCRFCRERVEFIDYKDLELLAQWVTERGRIPPRRINGNCARHQKQLATAIKRARIMAILPFVVQ, translated from the coding sequence ATGACGAAGGTACCGACGTCCGAACAGATGGAAATTCAGGGCGTCCGTATCGGCGTTCCCCGCCGGGCCTTTTTGAAGAGCCGGCGGTTCTGCCGATTCTGTCGGGAGCGGGTCGAGTTCATCGACTACAAGGACCTGGAACTCCTGGCCCAATGGGTCACCGAGCGGGGTCGCATCCCGCCCCGCCGGATCAACGGCAACTGTGCCCGTCACCAGAAACAGTTGGCGACGGCCATCAAGCGGGCCCGCATCATGGCCATCCTGCCTTTCGTGGTCCAGTAA
- the rpsF gene encoding 30S ribosomal protein S6 translates to MEIRRLYEVMVLSVPTASEAEHAALVGSIAQTIQQHGGTVLHQTTWGKRLLAYPIQKHREGWYDLFYVAAYPSQIAPVEQWLKLQPNVLRYMVVRVNRAHLAVLQKQYNLTLPEGVSVARPK, encoded by the coding sequence ATGGAGATCCGTCGTCTCTATGAGGTGATGGTCCTTTCTGTCCCGACGGCGTCGGAGGCGGAGCACGCGGCCCTGGTCGGGAGCATCGCCCAGACGATTCAGCAACACGGCGGGACGGTCCTCCACCAGACGACCTGGGGCAAGCGCCTGCTGGCCTATCCCATTCAGAAGCATCGGGAAGGGTGGTACGACCTTTTCTACGTAGCCGCCTATCCCAGTCAGATCGCCCCGGTCGAGCAGTGGCTGAAGCTTCAACCGAATGTCCTTCGCTACATGGTCGTACGGGTCAACCGGGCCCACCTGGCGGTCCTGCAGAAGCAGTACAATCTGACCCTGCCCGAGGGCGTATCTGTGGCCCGTCCCAAGTGA
- the fom3_4 gene encoding 2-hydroxyethylphosphonate methyltransferase, whose amino-acid sequence MTLRVLFMVPPGGYLAERWSHGELIPALGIGYCAAVLEQAGYTCGIVDANALRMTYDDVVEEVRKFNPDVVGLTFTTENRFYAFETLRQIKQHFPHVITVLGGPHVWNAAEDTLTHVPWCDFIVRGEGEITTLELVQVLDRGGDLRKVLGISYREKDGSIRHNPPRPVVENLDELPFPARHLYPMDAYTFHVDDPHKGRRRALNLMTSRGCPFTCEFCATPFNWGRKVRANSPERVMEEIEILVNQYGVRGLWFFDDTFTFNPRRIHDLCDLMIERKLDLSWYCEIRIDTVDYALLKKMREAGCFLIGMGVESASTRILQEVIRKGKGFSIDKVTRVIRWCWDLGIIPNPFFIFSHPTETYEEARMTMDYILSLKREAKERNQRIDISISIMHIYPGTPIEARARREGIIPADFSWSVPNPPGIMTLPASQGDIPLYIDKLSWEQISELLFEWSQVQGYSVLRKIPKALRSIKSWRDLKQYITMAKAYGKVRLRTLLEGTPA is encoded by the coding sequence ATGACGCTGAGAGTCCTCTTTATGGTCCCGCCGGGGGGCTATCTGGCCGAGCGCTGGAGTCACGGGGAGCTCATCCCGGCCCTAGGGATCGGCTACTGTGCGGCCGTCCTCGAGCAGGCCGGTTACACCTGCGGCATCGTGGACGCCAATGCCCTCCGGATGACCTACGACGACGTCGTCGAGGAAGTCCGGAAGTTCAATCCCGACGTCGTCGGGCTGACGTTCACGACGGAAAACCGCTTTTACGCCTTTGAGACCCTGCGGCAAATCAAGCAACACTTCCCCCACGTCATCACCGTCCTGGGCGGGCCCCACGTGTGGAATGCGGCCGAGGACACGCTGACGCACGTCCCGTGGTGCGACTTCATCGTCCGGGGGGAGGGCGAAATCACGACCCTGGAGCTCGTTCAGGTCCTCGACCGGGGCGGGGACCTCCGGAAGGTCCTGGGCATCTCGTACCGGGAGAAGGACGGCTCCATCCGGCACAATCCCCCACGGCCGGTCGTCGAGAACCTGGACGAGCTTCCGTTCCCGGCCCGGCACCTGTACCCGATGGACGCCTACACGTTCCACGTCGATGACCCCCACAAGGGCCGCCGCCGGGCCCTGAACCTGATGACGAGCCGGGGGTGCCCCTTCACGTGCGAGTTCTGCGCCACGCCCTTCAACTGGGGCCGCAAGGTCCGGGCGAACTCGCCCGAACGGGTCATGGAGGAAATCGAGATTTTAGTCAACCAGTATGGCGTGCGGGGCCTGTGGTTCTTCGACGACACGTTTACCTTTAATCCCCGGCGGATTCACGACCTGTGCGACCTGATGATCGAGCGGAAGCTGGACCTCTCGTGGTACTGCGAGATCCGCATCGACACGGTCGACTACGCCCTCCTCAAGAAGATGCGGGAGGCCGGCTGTTTCCTCATCGGGATGGGCGTCGAGTCGGCCTCGACCCGCATCCTGCAGGAGGTCATCCGGAAGGGCAAGGGCTTCAGCATCGATAAGGTCACCCGGGTCATCCGATGGTGCTGGGACCTGGGGATCATCCCGAATCCCTTCTTCATCTTTTCGCATCCGACGGAGACCTACGAAGAGGCCCGGATGACGATGGACTACATCCTGAGCCTCAAGCGGGAGGCCAAGGAGCGGAACCAGCGGATCGACATCTCCATCAGTATCATGCACATCTACCCCGGGACGCCTATCGAGGCCCGGGCCCGCCGGGAGGGCATCATCCCGGCGGACTTCTCGTGGAGCGTGCCGAACCCGCCCGGCATCATGACGCTTCCGGCCTCCCAGGGGGACATCCCTCTGTACATCGATAAACTCTCGTGGGAACAGATCAGCGAACTCCTCTTCGAGTGGTCCCAGGTCCAGGGCTACAGCGTCCTCCGGAAAATCCCCAAGGCCCTGCGGTCCATCAAGTCGTGGCGGGACCTCAAGCAGTACATCACGATGGCGAAGGCCTACGGCAAGGTCCGCCTCCGGACGCTCCTGGAGGGCACCCCGGCGTGA